One genomic window of Pseudokineococcus lusitanus includes the following:
- a CDS encoding glycosyl hydrolase family 28-related protein has translation MTAPGPTTTDGAAATAGTQGPRRPARRRAPVVVAGVVLLALVVGLVVWLLTRPETVRPEDFGAVGDGVADDTAALQTTLDALEPGQRLELAEGSTYTHADVLVLTVPDVHVTGGGELRATDEERSSFRVEADDVEISDLLLTVPETTRRWDATEQQRLLLRGTTGVEVRDVTVRGSAAAGIFLDGASSDFLLEDVVVEGTRADGIHVSGGSHDGRVVDATTRDTGDDGIAVVSYAQDGAPSARVEVESPVVRGSAARGLSVVGGEDVTWTDVDVEGTGAAGVYVAAEGEPYFTTSVARVVLDGGRVADANTDEGIDHGAVLVYDGSSESSVSDVTVEDLEVVGTRASASRQVGVIADGEGETITGVTLTGLAVEGGPDGLLSAPAATDVDVSGWTRDGEDVDPLAGG, from the coding sequence GTGACGGCCCCCGGGCCGACGACGACGGACGGGGCGGCGGCGACCGCGGGGACGCAGGGGCCCCGGCGGCCCGCCCGTCGTCGTGCGCCGGTCGTCGTGGCCGGCGTCGTGCTGCTCGCGCTCGTCGTAGGGCTCGTCGTCTGGCTGCTCACGCGGCCCGAGACCGTCCGTCCCGAGGACTTCGGCGCCGTCGGCGACGGCGTGGCCGACGACACCGCGGCGCTGCAGACGACGCTCGACGCCCTCGAGCCGGGCCAGCGCCTCGAGCTGGCCGAGGGCTCGACGTACACCCACGCCGACGTCCTCGTCCTCACCGTGCCGGACGTGCACGTCACCGGCGGGGGCGAGCTGCGCGCGACCGACGAGGAGCGGTCCTCCTTCCGGGTCGAGGCCGACGACGTCGAGATCTCCGACCTCCTGCTCACCGTGCCGGAGACGACGCGCCGCTGGGACGCCACCGAGCAGCAGCGGCTGCTCCTGCGGGGGACGACCGGCGTGGAGGTCCGCGACGTCACCGTCCGCGGCTCCGCGGCGGCCGGCATCTTCCTCGACGGCGCCTCCTCGGACTTCCTCCTCGAGGACGTCGTCGTCGAGGGGACGCGCGCCGACGGGATCCACGTCAGCGGCGGGTCCCACGACGGCCGGGTCGTCGACGCGACGACGCGGGACACCGGGGACGACGGCATCGCCGTCGTCTCCTACGCCCAGGACGGCGCGCCCTCCGCGCGCGTCGAGGTGGAGAGCCCGGTCGTCCGCGGCTCCGCGGCGCGCGGCCTGTCGGTCGTCGGCGGCGAGGACGTCACGTGGACCGACGTCGACGTGGAGGGCACCGGCGCGGCCGGCGTCTACGTGGCGGCCGAGGGCGAGCCCTACTTCACGACGTCGGTGGCGCGCGTCGTCCTCGACGGCGGCCGGGTCGCCGACGCCAACACCGACGAGGGCATCGACCACGGTGCCGTCCTCGTCTACGACGGCAGCAGCGAGTCCTCCGTCTCCGACGTCACGGTCGAGGACCTCGAGGTCGTCGGCACGCGGGCGTCCGCCAGCCGCCAGGTCGGCGTCATCGCCGACGGCGAGGGCGAGACGATCACCGGCGTCACCCTCACCGGGCTCGCCGTCGAGGGGGGCCCGGACGGGCTCCTCTCCGCGCCGG